GACGACGGCGTCCGGCTGCGGGTCGCGGCTGGTGAATTCGATCTCATCGTTACCTTCCTCGCGCTGCACCACGTCGGCGAATGCGATCGACTCCAGCCTGCGGCGGCGCAGCCGATCAATGCACAGGTTGGACGCGATCGTCATCAGCCATGTCTTGAAGCGCCATTCCGGCTTGTAGGTGGCCAGGCGTGCGTAGGCCTGCAGGAAGGCGTCCTGCGCAGCGTCCTCCGCCTCGCGTTCGTTGCCCAGCATGCGCAAGGCCAGGTTGTAGACCTTCACTTGGTAAGCCTCGACCAGTGGCCTGAAGGCGTCGGCGTCCCCGGCCAGCGCATCTCGGACGCACGCGCGCTCGCGGTCGGCCTCCGAAAGTGCGAATGCACCGGAGGCGACCGGCTCATCGGCGGCTGGATTCGGCCTGATATTGAGAGTCACGGCGGTGCGTTCGATGGCCAGTGTGAGCATGTCACACAGATCTACGGACAGCGCGCGCGACGGTTGCACCGTGCAGCCGCAGTCCGTCATTGCACGACGATGTCGTAGAGCACCACCAGGTCGTTCATAACTGTGGCATTGCCAGGGTTGACCACGCGCAGCCGGCCGTTGCTGTCATACATCCCGATGGCCAGCGGATACGTGCCAGGCGAGAGGCCATCAGGGATGCGCAGCGCGTAGCTGTCCTCCACGACCGTGCCGCTGCTCCAAGCCGACGTTGGCGCCGGTAGGCCGTTGTGCTGCGGCGCGCGGTCTTCCCCTTGTGCCAGCACGCTCGTCTTCTCCGGATTGAAGAGGTACCAGCCCACCTTGTAATCGCGCCCGACCGGCTGGTTGGCGCGCCAAGTTACGCGGACCTGCACGGCCTGGCCGGGGAGGTATGCCGCGCGCTGCAGCGTCACCGCTTCCAGCGTCACCGGCCACATATTCACGTTCAGCATAATGCGCCCGCCGCTGCTCACGGTCAGCGTCAGCGTCTCGCTCACGGCCAGCTTGCTGCCCCCAGGCGGCTGCACGGCCAGGATGGCGCCGCGCGGCGCGAAGTCCAGCACCTCGGTGACGACGACGTTCCAGCCCAACGCGGCCAGCGTCTGGCTGACCGCTGCATCCAACGTGCGGCCGATCAGGTCGTTGGGCACTTCGCGCGCCTCGATGGGCTTGCTGACCACGACCTCGACCACCGCGCCCGGGTCAACCAGCGTATCCGCCGGTGGGCGCTGTTCGAGCACAACGCGCTGCGCGGCGGCGCCGTCCGGCCGCTCCTCGACCACGCGGATGCCGAGGCTGAGCATCGCCAGTTCACGCGTCGCTTCTTCCAACGTCTTGCCGGCCAGCGCCGGTGCCTTGACCTTCAGATTGCCGTTCGCAATGGGCAGCGCCGAGGTAGCATTCGGCGGCGTAGCCGTTGGCGCGGGCGGCGCAGGTGGGGTCTGATAAGCCTGATACACCGATACATAGAGGGGAATCAGCCCAAGCACGCACAGGAATGCAATGGCGGCAAGCAGCCAGAGCAGCACGTCCGGCCCGGTCTGAGCC
The window above is part of the Candidatus Roseilinea sp. genome. Proteins encoded here:
- a CDS encoding protein kinase, producing MLNDRYRLLATLAAGGMATVYKGHDTLLNRLVAIKLLRDRYANDPQFVLRFRQEAQAAANLNHPNIVTIYDVGRDVVSGRERHYIVMELVEGQDLKQALRWRAVNGQPFTIEEAVDTVRQVCEGVGYAHRRGLVHCDLKPQNVMLTADGRAKVTDFGIARAYTAMPNTGERADVVWGSPQYYAPEQAAGAAPTPASDVYSIGVMLYEMLAGRLPFESSDPLRLAQMHQTTPPPLLHALNPNVTPQLESIVMRALAKDPTQRYRDADQFARALSAYALQGEEPTLVNLPPVSPPAAVVPRAVPQPATGAASASNRAPTVTPNVSSPPTAPAQTGPDVLLWLLAAIAFLCVLGLIPLYVSVYQAYQTPPAPPAPTATPPNATSALPIANGNLKVKAPALAGKTLEEATRELAMLSLGIRVVEERPDGAAAQRVVLEQRPPADTLVDPGAVVEVVVSKPIEAREVPNDLIGRTLDAAVSQTLAALGWNVVVTEVLDFAPRGAILAVQPPGGSKLAVSETLTLTVSSGGRIMLNVNMWPVTLEAVTLQRAAYLPGQAVQVRVTWRANQPVGRDYKVGWYLFNPEKTSVLAQGEDRAPQHNGLPAPTSAWSSGTVVEDSYALRIPDGLSPGTYPLAIGMYDSNGRLRVVNPGNATVMNDLVVLYDIVVQ
- a CDS encoding RNA polymerase subunit sigma-24, with the protein product MTDCGCTVQPSRALSVDLCDMLTLAIERTAVTLNIRPNPAADEPVASGAFALSEADRERACVRDALAGDADAFRPLVEAYQVKVYNLALRMLGNEREAEDAAQDAFLQAYARLATYKPEWRFKTWLMTIASNLCIDRLRRRRLESIAFADVVQREEGNDEIEFTSRDPQPDAVVARQQRDEVIRAMLLELPAEDRSMVVMFYFNDMSYEEIAQAMHTTVSAVKARLFRARQKMARSKWVEKL